A window of Streptomyces sp. SAI-127 contains these coding sequences:
- a CDS encoding NAD(P)H-binding protein — MHIGVIGATGTIGSRVVTEALDRGHHVTAFSRDAAQAQSDERRNNLTWTSVDVLDPKSISDVLPGLDVLISGFQPGNAANDFEDTVRRSIADPDVYATAARALLKALESHPRTRLIVIGGAGSLEIEPGVMRADSDELLYNTLDQLGLPREYAAAVRGHRDALNVLRTSNRLWTYVSPAEEIAPGERTGRFRIGGDQPVLDADGRSRISVEDMAVALIDEAELPRFVQRRFTIGY, encoded by the coding sequence ATGCACATCGGAGTCATCGGAGCCACAGGCACCATCGGCAGCCGGGTTGTCACGGAGGCCCTCGACCGCGGCCACCACGTCACGGCGTTCAGCCGCGACGCCGCTCAGGCACAGAGCGACGAACGCCGGAACAACCTCACCTGGACGAGCGTCGACGTCCTCGACCCCAAGAGCATCAGCGACGTCCTGCCCGGCCTCGACGTCCTGATCAGCGGCTTCCAGCCGGGCAATGCCGCCAATGACTTCGAGGACACCGTACGGCGTTCGATCGCCGACCCCGACGTCTACGCCACGGCGGCGCGAGCCCTGCTGAAGGCTCTGGAGAGCCACCCCCGGACTCGCCTCATCGTGATCGGCGGCGCCGGCAGCCTCGAGATCGAACCGGGAGTGATGCGCGCCGACTCCGACGAGCTCCTGTACAACACCCTCGACCAGCTTGGACTGCCGCGCGAATACGCCGCAGCGGTACGCGGTCACCGCGACGCCCTGAACGTCCTGCGGACCTCGAACCGGCTGTGGACCTATGTGAGCCCCGCGGAGGAGATCGCCCCCGGTGAGCGCACCGGTCGCTTCCGGATCGGCGGCGACCAGCCCGTCCTCGACGCCGACGGCCGCAGCCGTATCTCGGTGGAGGACATGGCAGTCGCCCTCATCGACGAGGCAGAGCTGCCGCGCTTCGTTCAGCGCCGCTTCACCATCGGCTACTGA
- a CDS encoding GNAT family N-acetyltransferase → MTELGVVVWPLDPIKTERLVLRESEARDRAAFIELFASSDVHTYLGGPQPRDELERSVPETPGRRPGLFVIELDGAMIGTVEVSRREAERRGNVRPDAGEAELSYLFLPEVWGRGYAAEACAAALDWFADALPGVPVVLYTQTANARSMRLAAKLGFTELQRFEKWDAEQWMGEWSPVRPPA, encoded by the coding sequence ATGACTGAACTCGGTGTCGTCGTCTGGCCACTTGACCCGATCAAAACCGAGCGGCTCGTGCTCCGGGAGTCCGAGGCCCGGGACCGTGCGGCGTTCATCGAGCTGTTCGCCTCATCGGATGTGCATACCTACCTCGGCGGCCCTCAACCGCGCGATGAGCTCGAGCGCTCCGTGCCTGAGACGCCCGGGCGGCGCCCCGGCCTTTTCGTGATCGAGCTCGACGGAGCGATGATCGGCACCGTCGAGGTCAGCCGGCGCGAAGCGGAGCGTCGCGGCAATGTCCGTCCGGACGCGGGGGAGGCCGAGCTCAGTTACCTGTTCCTGCCGGAGGTATGGGGACGCGGCTACGCCGCCGAGGCGTGCGCAGCGGCACTCGACTGGTTCGCCGATGCGCTTCCCGGCGTGCCGGTGGTGCTCTACACCCAGACCGCCAATGCCCGCTCAATGCGCCTCGCGGCGAAGCTGGGGTTCACCGAGCTGCAACGGTTCGAGAAATGGGACGCCGAACAATGGATGGGCGAGTGGTCCCC
- a CDS encoding DUF5302 domain-containing protein: MTAEAASPEGSEPAEPETSALEPDSDGNYDLKRKFREALARKRGAQADAADLAANPQASKIRGAHGPAASQRSFRRKSGG; this comes from the coding sequence ATGACCGCAGAAGCTGCATCCCCAGAAGGTTCGGAGCCGGCTGAGCCCGAGACGTCCGCGCTCGAGCCCGACAGCGACGGCAACTACGACCTCAAGCGCAAGTTCCGCGAGGCCTTGGCGCGCAAGCGCGGTGCGCAGGCGGACGCCGCCGACCTCGCCGCCAACCCCCAGGCCTCGAAGATCCGTGGGGCGCACGGCCCGGCTGCGAGCCAGCGGTCGTTCCGGCGCAAGAGCGGGGGCTGA